TCCGCACAGCTAAACAATTTGCTAAAAATACTCTCCCATCGCCGTGACCCTTTTCACCTGAGACAAACTCTAGAGGGTAACAAGGTAAAGAATTGCTTTTCTGTCACCTTTATTACAAGATAAATGCTGAGAAATGCAGTCAGAAAGCTTAGCtaaaaaaacaaatcagagaaatCTTTGTAGGTTTATTTTGATGTGTGTTTTAAACATGTAACTGAGAAGCCAGGAAAATAGAGTTGTTTTCGCTAAAGATCCTTTCATCTCATTCTACCTGCAGCAATTGGTACTGAATGCAACACTTTTAATAAACACATTGCTATTTTCGATTCAGTGAAGCTATGACTTactatgcatatgcatatatacttatacatatGTATGAACAAAATGTCAATTCTTCagtttaaataaaatcttaagaaataaaatgttctttAGCCTTCATCCTAAGGAGTACAAAGTGTTATTAAAAACATGCAGTGATTGTAAGAACTAGAAAGGTTatccaaacaaaaaaattaaaaactttggaGTTATTCCTTTTCATTGACATATGCTATAAGTAACGACGTTCTTCAATACATCAATGAAATAAAGTCTATGTgtaaaagaaagcaaatcaaaAGTAAACTGTATCTGAGAAATAATGAAGAAAGTATGTGCTCATCACAATTGGGTTacagaagagaaatggagcacACGGTGGTGTGAAATCTTTGTCAACTAGGAGTGTACAATTACTAGATTTATTTGATATTACATGTGGCAGAAACTCTTCAAGAAAGGAAATTCATTGAAACTCTGGTTGCTTAGCAACCCCGACCCTTGGGAAAaagtgcttttgttttctttttcttttttaaaatcctgttGTGGTTCACTGAATATACCAGAGTTGCTATGAGTCTCCATATGGAATTCTGTAAAAATATCAGTTGAGAAGTTGTCACTATCATGTGGTAGGAAAAATGTAGTAAATTTGGGGGAAATCAATTGTTATGCTTGATAGGTCAATTCTTTATCCTCTCTTAGAGAATAGGATGAAATTCTGTAATCTTTTTCAGTTGTCAATAGATCGGATAAGTATATCTTACTTGCTTTATATATATGCTTGTTAACCTCTTAATAGCCATGCCGCAAAAGTCCAAAGACACATGTGCTCTTGTTAACTGCTGGTTGATAGACGGAGAGTTCACCCATTAACACTGAAATCACTATTTGCCAAAGCTATGGTTCACAGGTGCTGAGGGACGGTGATGCTAAAGTGGTAACGATGCATGCTTTGaagcaacaaaatattttttctgtgagTGTGAAGACATCAGCAGCTGTGGCAAAACAACACTCTAATAAGATGTTGCTGTGTGTTTTTTCCCCACAATAGCACAACAAGAAGGAAGAGCATCAGAGAGGCTCCTGGGAATTCCCAGGGGATATATAAATGTCCTTTGGCCACAGCCACACCATATTtgctcacctgctgctgctgccatgtaCTCAGGCACCATGCCATTTCTTGGCCATTCTGCAACTTGTGGTGCCTCATCCTACCACGCACATTGTTACATTCCGGTAACGTCTGCTGCTCTTTCTTCCAATGAAGTAAGCCCTGCCTTTGGGCTCTGCTTACccagcagctgtcaaggaaatcTCTGGCTGCTAGATCACTGCCAGGAATCCTACTGTGAAGCACCAAGCTGCAACTCTCCAAGCTGTGAGCCTACGCCCTGCGCAGCAAGCTGTGATTTATCCAACTCCCGTGGGTCCTGCAACCCACCATCAGCGGGCCCAGTCATCACTGCCTGTGAAATCACCAACAGCAAACCCAGCCCAAGCTGCAACCCAGGCATTAATGCTAAAGGGTATGTATCCAGCTGCGACACACGAGCTCCGTGTGCATCCAAAGCCTGCCAGACGCTTCACCACGACTCTACCTGCTTCGGGCAATTTAGCTGCTCACACAAGAGTCTCCAGCCTCGAAATTACTGCAGACTGGGTAATTTGGGGTTTAGATCATACCAAAATCTTGGCTTCATCCCCAGTGGCTTCTCACCATCATGCACTATTGCCAGCAGCTACCAACCCCAATGCTACTTAACGAGTAAATGCCGGTATCCAAGTTATGGGTTTACAAGCTGCCGACCTCTGAACTATTCCTTCGGAAACTTTCGGTCCCTGAGCTGTATACCCAGTACCTTTCCACCACTGAGATATTTATGCAGCGGGAGCAGGCCTCTGAGTTGTTATTGACCAACAGACAGAATTCATAGAGGCTGGAAATTGCCCAAAGGGGGCACACTCTACTGAATAGCAGGATTTCTGTAATTCTGTCAATTATCTTATGCATCTTAAAAACTACAGCACATTAGACTCATATACAAATCCAGGTCTTGTTCACCGAAACCACTACCACCAACTAGCTTTTATCTGATTGATTTGCTAATACTCTCTAATAAGCTCTGTGGATGACCAGTCCTGTGGGTATTTCTGAAGTTATAGCGTACTCAACTGAAGAGACTCCACATGAATCGCAAGTGTTATTAGCCTTCTTACTGTGGGGCATCATTGTTACTTGCTTACCATTATGATCATCAGCTCCCTTTACTTGATGGATGGGGACGCCTTGTTTTGAGTGCTGATTTCAGTTCTTTCAGTAGGTCTAATTTTCTAATCAATAGTTTTGTCAGCTACCTAACTAGAATCTTGCTGTTCCTGTACTAAGAGATGACATTGTCTTAAACAAAATGAACTGTGCTATTTATTCCTTGCTAAACTGATTGATTGAAACCAAATGCAAATGGTAAAGGCTATCTGGAACTCAGAAGACTTCAGCAAATGTCTCAATGAAGGCATCAAACACAGAATTGACTGGCAACTGACTCTTGCTCACACTGCATGGGATCAACTTTGGAAGAAGATGAAAC
This sequence is a window from Ochotona princeps isolate mOchPri1 chromosome 3, mOchPri1.hap1, whole genome shotgun sequence. Protein-coding genes within it:
- the LOC101529701 gene encoding keratin-associated protein 24-1 gives rise to the protein MPFLGHSATCGASSYHAHCYIPVTSAALSSNEVSPAFGLCLPSSCQGNLWLLDHCQESYCEAPSCNSPSCEPTPCAASCDLSNSRGSCNPPSAGPVITACEITNSKPSPSCNPGINAKGYVSSCDTRAPCASKACQTLHHDSTCFGQFSCSHKSLQPRNYCRLGNLGFRSYQNLGFIPSGFSPSCTIASSYQPQCYLTSKCRYPSYGFTSCRPLNYSFGNFRSLSCIPSTFPPLRYLCSGSRPLSCY